In Micromonospora sp. NBC_01813, the following are encoded in one genomic region:
- a CDS encoding helix-turn-helix domain-containing protein — MPETRQDLPLRGSFRLATPAGWGRLPHGFLLDRHQHPDGLLLWAATGALATTTERGTWVAPANRVTWTPPGFEHAHRSVGHTDVRLVVVPRELCGDLPAHPSVCPVNPLLRETFLALTDRPETRPGAYERIRAVLLDEFAETSEPSLHLPEPTDDRLRAVTDRLHADPGQNTTLAVLGRAVGASERTLSRLFNAELGMSFHRWRTMLRIHHALMHLTDGRSVTETATRCGWSNPSSFIDAFAEVVGQTPGRYQADLRSQP; from the coding sequence ATGCCTGAAACCCGCCAAGATTTGCCACTTCGTGGCTCGTTCCGGCTGGCGACCCCTGCCGGCTGGGGGCGGCTCCCGCACGGCTTCCTCCTCGACCGCCATCAGCACCCGGACGGTCTGCTGCTGTGGGCGGCGACCGGCGCCCTGGCCACCACCACCGAACGCGGCACGTGGGTGGCCCCGGCCAACCGGGTCACCTGGACCCCGCCCGGCTTCGAGCACGCCCATCGCTCGGTCGGCCACACCGACGTGCGGCTCGTCGTGGTCCCGCGCGAACTCTGCGGCGACCTGCCAGCGCATCCCAGCGTGTGCCCGGTCAACCCACTGCTGCGCGAGACGTTCCTGGCATTGACCGACCGCCCGGAGACACGGCCCGGTGCCTACGAGCGGATCCGCGCGGTCCTGCTCGACGAGTTCGCCGAAACCTCCGAACCGTCCCTGCACCTGCCGGAGCCGACCGACGACCGGCTGCGCGCGGTGACCGACCGGCTGCACGCCGACCCCGGTCAGAACACCACGCTCGCCGTGCTCGGCCGGGCCGTCGGTGCGAGCGAGCGGACGCTCAGCCGGCTGTTCAACGCCGAACTCGGCATGAGCTTCCACCGCTGGCGGACCATGCTGCGCATTCATCACGCGCTCATGCATCTCACCGACGGCCGGTCCGTCACCGAGACCGCGACAAGGTGCGGCTGGTCCAACCCGTCCAGCTTCATCGACGCGTTCGCCGAGGTGGTCGGTCAGACACCGGGCCGGTACCAGGCCGATCTGCGGTCCCAGCCCTGA
- a CDS encoding siderophore-interacting protein — protein sequence MSGVSLAMIGKYRRPAQRRMLALTVLAQERISPHFVSVTLGGGDFAHLDQSGYDQFGRLFFGPPGQAETTLPTSDKWMRQYALLPARRRPRTRMYSIRRFRPEISAFDIEVAVHEETGHGPLAPGTAWALSAKPGDRVAFLDEGYCYLPTPAATWQLLVGDESALPAILAILDSAGPTLPTEVFVEVPTSEDIRHEVTVPAGTTMHWLPRNDLDRKPGTLALQAVRDATLPPGPFYTWTAGESALPTGLRRHLITERGVPKSDIAFVGYWKHGHASL from the coding sequence ATGAGTGGTGTATCACTGGCGATGATCGGCAAATATCGACGCCCCGCGCAACGGCGGATGCTGGCGCTGACCGTGCTGGCGCAGGAACGGATCAGTCCGCACTTCGTTTCCGTCACGCTCGGCGGGGGCGACTTCGCGCACCTCGATCAATCCGGGTACGACCAGTTCGGCCGCCTGTTCTTCGGTCCGCCGGGCCAGGCCGAGACGACCCTGCCGACCAGCGACAAGTGGATGCGTCAGTACGCGCTCCTGCCGGCCCGGCGCCGCCCGCGGACCCGGATGTACTCGATCCGGCGTTTCCGGCCGGAGATCTCCGCCTTCGACATCGAGGTGGCCGTGCACGAGGAAACCGGTCACGGGCCGCTCGCACCCGGAACCGCCTGGGCGCTGTCGGCCAAACCCGGCGATCGGGTCGCCTTCCTCGACGAGGGCTACTGCTACCTGCCAACCCCCGCCGCCACCTGGCAGCTGCTGGTCGGCGACGAGAGCGCGCTGCCGGCCATCCTCGCGATTCTGGACAGCGCCGGACCGACCCTGCCCACCGAGGTCTTCGTCGAGGTGCCCACCAGCGAGGACATCCGGCACGAGGTGACCGTGCCCGCCGGCACGACGATGCACTGGCTGCCCCGCAACGACCTCGACCGCAAGCCGGGCACGCTGGCACTACAGGCCGTACGGGACGCCACGCTCCCCCCGGGCCCCTTCTACACCTGGACGGCCGGGGAGTCGGCGCTGCCCACTGGCCTTCGCCGGCATCTCATCACCGAACGTGGCGTGCCGAAGTCTGACATCGCGTTCGTCGGGTACTGGAAGCACGGCCACGCCAGCCTCTGA
- a CDS encoding AAA family ATPase, whose protein sequence is MVGLPGAGKTTRAKELAAVHHALRLTPDEWMIPLFDGSQPEGKRDLLEGRLIALALQALRLGTNVVLDFGLWSRDERSALRWLATSARASCEVVYLPIDRDRQRARIAHRQTTAPHTTFPMTDADLENWRKEFQAPDADELRGDRTIPDPPPGWPNWADWATDRWPSLDLMRPATS, encoded by the coding sequence ATGGTCGGGCTACCCGGCGCTGGAAAGACCACCCGGGCCAAGGAGCTCGCTGCGGTGCACCACGCGCTGCGGCTGACCCCGGACGAGTGGATGATCCCCCTGTTCGACGGGTCGCAGCCCGAAGGCAAGCGCGACCTGCTGGAAGGGCGGCTCATCGCGCTGGCCCTGCAGGCGCTGCGACTGGGCACCAATGTCGTGCTCGACTTCGGGCTGTGGAGCCGAGACGAACGGTCGGCGCTGCGCTGGCTGGCGACATCGGCCAGGGCGTCCTGCGAAGTGGTCTACCTGCCCATCGACCGGGACCGCCAGCGCGCCAGGATCGCGCACCGGCAGACGACCGCACCGCACACGACGTTCCCGATGACCGACGCCGACCTCGAGAACTGGCGAAAAGAGTTCCAGGCTCCCGACGCCGACGAGCTACGCGGCGACCGAACGATCCCAGACCCGCCACCAGGTTGGCCCAACTGGGCGGATTGGGCAACCGACCGCTGGCCCTCGCTCGACCTGATGCGACCAGCTACGTCGTAG